In Brachypodium distachyon strain Bd21 chromosome 2, Brachypodium_distachyon_v3.0, whole genome shotgun sequence, one genomic interval encodes:
- the LOC100822213 gene encoding probable carboxylesterase 16, with translation MPSVGVKIYSVFFKLLLRHRLQSLAAGEGGADAFGVSCRPDEATAPANPAFSAADGVASKDLHIDPNSALSVRVFLPTPPPHAHLLNQRRASEPAAGAAAAPYRGYLPHAVSSPRAAASARRRLPIVVQFHGGGFVTGSNSSASNDAFCRRVAKACDAIVVAVGYRLAPESRYPAAFDDGVRVLKWIAKQANLAMMSKVGGGVDTFGASTVEPWIAAHGDPARCVLLGVSCGANIADFVARKVVEDGKLFNPVKVVAQVLMYPFFIGSVPTHSEIRLANSYFYDKSTCILAWRLLLSEKEFSLDHPAANPLAPGRGGPPLKCMPPTLTIIAEHDWMRDRAIAYSEELRKVNVDAPVLDYKDTVHEFATLDVFLKTPQAQACAEDIAIWMKKYISLRGHEFSY, from the exons ATGCCGAGCGTCGGCGTGAAGATCTACAGCGTCTTCTTCAAGCTCCTCctgcgccaccgcctccagtcgctcgccgccggggagggcggcgccgacgcgtTCGGTGTCTCCTGCCGCCCCGACGAGGCCACCGCGCCGGCCAACCcggccttctccgccgccgacggcgtcGCCTCCAAGGACCTCCACATCGACCCCAACTCCGCGCTCTCCGTCCGCGTCTTCctccccacgccgccgccgcacgcccaCCTCCTCAACCAGCGCCGCGCCAGCGAacccgcggccggcgccgccgccgcgccctaCAGGGGCTACCTCCCGCACGCCGTCTCGTCCCCTCGGGCCGCGGCCTCCGCGCGGCGAAGGCTGCCCATCGTAGTGCAGTTCCACGGCGGAGGGTTCGTCACGGGGAGCAATAGCTCCGCGTCCAACGACGCCTTCTGCAGGCGGGTCGCCAAGGCCTGCGATGCCATCGTAGTCGCCGTGGGCTACAGGCTTGCGCCCGAGAGCCGGTACCCTGCAGCGTTTGATGACGGGGTCAGGGTGCTTAAGTGGATCGCCAAGCAGGCAAATCTCGCCATGATGAGCAAGGTCGGAGGTGGGGTGGACACGTTTGGTGCGTCCACCGTCGAGCCCTGGATCGCTGCACACGGTGATCCGGCAAG GTGTGTATTACTAGGTGTAAGCTGTGGTGCCAATATTGCTGATTTTGTCGCTCGGAAGGTGGTGGAAGATGGAAAACTATTTAATCCAGTCAAGGTCGTAGCACAGGTTCTGATGTATCCTTTCTTCATTGGAAGTGTTCCAACGCATTCAGAAATCAGACTTGCAAACTCTTACTTCTACGACAAGTCCACATGTATACTTGCTTGGAGATTACTTCTATCAGAGAAAGAGTTCAGCCTGGACCATCCTGCTGCCAACCCCCTTGCCCCTGGCAGAGGAGGTCCACCACTGAAATGCATGCCCCCAACCTTGACAATCATTGCGGAACATGACTGGATGAGGGATAGAGCGATTGCTTACTCAGAGGAACTCCGCAAGGTAAATGTGGATGCACCAGTTCTCGACTACAAAGATACGGTTCATGAATTTGCAACGCTCGATGTGTTCCTCAAGACACCACAGGCACAGGCTTGTGCCGAGGACATCGCCATATGGATGAAGAAATACATATCCCTCCGAGGGCATGAGTTCTCGTATTAG
- the LOC100822523 gene encoding protein NRT1/ PTR FAMILY 8.1: MDGIEESKGRQGDAEHGRTTSKINDRRTSWGCVFLLVNNLFQYTAYFGVSTDLVNYLKVELHDGSKAAANSVTNWQGAGSITPLVAAFLADSFLGRFWTITLFLLISVAGYGVVTASAWASSSNSSSTAPFYAGLYLIALGGALQPVMSSFGADQFDASASPSERARQSSFFNWFYLSVNAGSLVGGTLLVWVQASHGWRLGYGIPALLSALAVALFLAGAPAYRRHQPPGGSPLTRVAQVVVAAVRNWDAEVPQDDAAGKLYECGGEDGMSVIQGSRRLAHTDQFRFLDKAAVKPSSSSSSSDNKAAAAPSPWRQCTVTQVEELKCVLRLLPVWACGIIFAAAYTQMTTTFILQGDTLDPYLFGRRRGFRVPAAMLSVFDTLSVMLWVPLYDRALVPLARRLTRRSNTTAGFSPLVRMGVGYVILTLAMLCAGALEVARRRVISRHGAPGAGEGNYLPLSIFWQVPQYAVVGAAEVFTFIGQMEFFYDQAPDAMRSLCSGLSNAAFAMGNYASSALVAVVVRATARGGDPGWIPDDINVGGHLDYFFWLMAMLCAGNFGAYLLVTRSYTYKKTVDCKFSDESGRD; the protein is encoded by the exons ATGGACGGTATAGAAGAATCAAAAGGCCGGCAGGGCGACGCCGAACATGGCCGGACGACGTCGAAGATCAATGATCGCCGGACTTCGTGGGGCTGCGTTTTCCTCCTCG TGAACAACCTGTTCCAGTACACGGCCTACTTCGGCGTGTCGACGGACCTTGTGAACTACCTGAAGGTGGAGCTTCACGACGGCAGCAAGGCCGCGGCCAACAGCGTGACCAACTGGCAGGGCGCCGGCTCCATCACCcccctcgtcgccgccttcctcgccgACTCCTTCCTCGGCCGCTTCTGGACCATcacgctcttcctcctcatctccGTCGCG GGATACGGGGTGGTGACAGCGAGCGCGTGGGCAtcctcctccaactcctcgAGCACGGCCCCGTTCTACGCGGGGCTATACCTGATCGCCCTAGGCGGAGCTCTCCAGCCGGTCATGTCCTCCTTCGGCGCCGACCAGTTCGACGCCTCGGCGTCCCCGTCAGAGCGCGCGAGGCAGAGCTCCTTCTTCAACTGGTTCTACCTGTCGGTGAACGCGGGTTCCCTCGTGGGCGGCACGCTGCTGGTGTGGGTGCAGGCCAGCCACGGCTGGCGCCTCGGCTACGGCATCCCGGCGCTGCTCAGCGCGCTGGCCGTCGCgctcttcctcgccggcgccccgGCATACCGCCGGCACCAGCCGCCCGGGGGCAGCCCGCTCACCAGGGTCGCCCAggtggtggtcgccgccgtcaggaACTGGGACGCGGAGGTGCCGCAAGATGATGCCGCGGGGAAGCTGTATGAGTGTGGTGGTGAGGATGGCATGTCGGTCATTCAGGGCAGCCGCCGGCTCGCGCACACCGACCAGTTCAG GTTCCTGGACAAGGCGGCGGTGaagccgtcgtcgtcctcctcctcctccgacaacaaggcggcggcggcgccgagcccGTGGCGGCAGTGCACGGTGACGCAGGTGGAGGAGCTCAAGTGCGTGCTCCGCCTACTGCCCGTATGGGCGTGTGGCATCATCTTCGCGGCGGCCTACACCCAAATGACAACCACATTCATCCTCCAGGGGGACACGCTCGACCCGTACCTCTtcggccggcgccgcggcttCCGGGTCCCCGCCGCCATGCTCTCCGTCTTCGACACCCTCAGCGTCATGCTCTGGGTTCCCCTCTACGACCGCGCCCTCGTCCCGCTCGCCCGCCGCCTCACCCGCCGCTCCAACACCACCGCCGGCTTCTCCCCGCTCGTCCGCATGGGCGTCGGCTACGTGATCCTCACGCTCGCCATGCTCTGCGCCGGCGCCCTCGAggtcgcccgccgccgcgtgatCTCCCGCCATGGCGCccccggcgccggggaagggAACTACCTGCCGCTGTCGATCTTCTGGCAGGTGCCGCAGTACGCGGTGGTGGGCGCGGCGGAGGTGTTCACGTTCATCGGCCAGATGGAGTTCTTCTACGACCAGGCGCCCGACGCCATGCGGAGCCTCTGCTCGGGGCTCTCCAACGCCGCGTTCGCCATGGGGAACTACGCGAGCTCCGCGCTCGTGGCCGTCGTCGTGCGCGCCACGGCCAGGGGAGGGGACCCCGGGTGGATACCAGATGATATCAATGTTGGCGGGCATCTGGACTACTTCTTCTGGCTCATGGCCATGCTCTGCGCCGGCAACTTCGGGGCTTACTTGCTCGTCACAAGGTCCTACACCTACAAGAAGACCGTGGATTGCAAATTTTCGGATGAGTCCGGCCGTGATTAG